In one window of Hyla sarda isolate aHylSar1 chromosome 1, aHylSar1.hap1, whole genome shotgun sequence DNA:
- the LOC130355468 gene encoding uncharacterized protein LOC130355468: MSQKSSHKSRSVASVSTKASSISSAVAIARAKAEAAKTRAAFAEQEMQIKIEKARLEATLEKLAAEKEAAATIAEAEFLEAIEYPETLQRDSIPGMKLKSQDPLQRTSEYVNELPGSDSNTDPVQKPERCTISEIGPVQHEVPSWVNYKQESNSAGNNLITGQAVKPDHLTVASPLTPRQHDTGQHNQETTNRYEHTPYSYQGSTPPVYPAVYQTTMDFAKFFTRRELVAKGIVTFNDRPEDYRAWRSSFQNVTRDLDLSCSEEVDLLVKYLGEESSKHAARIRAININYPETGLKMIWSRLDECYGSAEVIESALYKRIEDFPRITNKGYQKLRELSDLLMELQVAKSEGDLQGLAYLDTARGVNPLVQKLPFNLQEKWITHGSTYKYKHNVPFPPFSVFVDFVHNQAKIRNDPSFDLTLSCATPVLNSRKTSVAVHKTNVSPPDFIHRPASQAEVKARDPSKQCPIHQKPHPLLKCRAFREKPVEDRKRFLKENGICYKCCGSTSHFAKDCKVSVKCTECDTTDHNTALHPGPAPWASQSASSDTEHGGEKGNTAIASPEVTSQCTEVCKGTLGSRSCSKICLVRVYPKGQKDKAVKLYAILDDQSNRSLARSTFFDIFKTQGPSTPYSLKTCAGTTSTMGRKATGYQIESLDGQTCLPLPTIIECNQIPDNRSEIPTREVASYHSHLKSMAHLIPELDHQAQIILLLGRDILQVHKVRRHINGPNNAPYAQKLDLGWVIIGDVCLGRMHTPTSVTSMLTNMLDNGRPSLFQPCNNNFHVKELPYCNQLLCTYTDLPCDSHAASNIYEDQLGCTVFQRTTKDNQVAMSIEDKLFLDIMHNGFVKDETNSWVAPLPFRSPRQRLPNNREQALKRFSSLKHNLQRKQEMRNHFFTFMKKIFENGHAEIAPKLKDFEECWYLPMFGVYHPKKPGQIRVVFDSSAKFEGVSLNDVLLTGPDLNNKLMGVLMRFRNDSIAFTADIQQMFHCFLVKKEDRNLLRFLWYRDNDLSKEVIEYRMRVHIFGNSPSPSVAIYGLKRSAQEGEAEYGSDVRKFVEKDFYVDDCLKAMPSNETAINLLKKAQEMLAYSNLRLHKIASNSQELIEAFPSQDRCSDLKDLDLGTDPMPVQRSLGLLWNLKSDTFIFQASKEEKPFTRRGVLSTINSLYDPLGFAAPVTIQGKALLRNLTRETSDWDTPLPADQRIQWEEWKNSLTALSKLNVARPYAPVPSTEIQNQKLYIFSDASVKAIAAVAYIKTMDSKGQCHVGFVMGKTKLAPYPEHTVPRLELCAAVLAVEVAELITSELDIDLKDVAFYTDSKVALGYIYNETRRFYVYVNNRVLRIRRSVHPKQWHYVPTDQNPADHATRAVAANHLNNATWFSGPKFLYNPEQATVKDFELVGAELDVEIRPQVSTLHTTTSDNQLGSQRFKRFSTWKSLVRAITCLTHITCSFSSMRTSSLNECKGWHHCTKVYAVSDLEHSRNHIIYTVQQEAYSREIESLTNKRPLPKDSVLSKLDPFIDSNGLLRVGGRLKEAKLEYKEKSPLIIPGYCHIAALLVNHYHNEVRHQGRLFTEGALRVAGLWIIGAKRLISSIIFKCVTCRKLRGLNQTQKMANLPADRLDTEPPFTNVGLDVFGPWSITTVRTRGGQANSKRWAVLFTCMSIRAIHIEVIESLDTSSFINALRRFIAIRGPVKHIRSDRGTNFVGAAKELKILSNVDYKSVEKFLSNQSCIWTFNPPHSSHMGGSWERMIGIVRRILDSIFLQMGTTRLTHESLITFMAEIVAIVNARPLTPVPSDPEEPLLLTPATLLTQKTGTFNAPPGEFDSKDLYKRQWRQVQSLANTFWDRWRKQYLSTLQPRNKWEITKPNLKDGDIVLVKDCQVQRNHWPLGLVTKIFPSEDGHVRKVEVKIAKGSESKLFLRPISELILLLSSED; this comes from the coding sequence ATGTCTCAGAAATCTTCACACAAATCCAGATCTGTTGCTTCTGTCTCCACAAAAGCTTCATCTATTAGCAGTGCAGTGGCCATTGCCCGCGCAAAAGCTGAAGCAGCTAAAACGCGAGCAGCATTCGCTGAGCAagaaatgcaaataaaaatagaGAAGGCAAGGCTAGAAGCAACATTAGAGAAACTTGCTGCAGAAAAGGAGGCTGCAGCCACCATTGCTGAAGCAGAGTTCTTAGAGGCTATAGAGTATCCTGAAACACTACAGCGTGACAGCATACCAGGTATGAAGCTTAAATCGCAAGATCCATTACAACGCACGTCAGAGTATGTAAATGAGCTCCCAGGTTCAGACAGCAATACTGATCCAGTACAAAAGCCTGAACGTTGTACCATAAGTGAAATAGGCCCAGTACAGCATGAAGTGCCATCCTGGGTCAACTACAAGCAAGAGAGCAACTCGGCTGGTAATAACCTCATTACAGGTCAAGCAGTCAAGCCAGATCACCTCACTGTTGCATCTCCCCTGACGCCAAGGCAGCATGATACTGGCCAGCACAACCAAGAGACTACTAACAGGTATGAGCATACCCCATATTCTTACCAGGGTAGTACACCACCAGTATACCCTGCTGTCTACCAGACCACAATGGACTTTGCAAAGTTTTTTACACGGCGCGAACTAGTCGCAAAAGGAATTGTGACGTTCAATGATCGTCCTGAAGACTATAGAGCCTGGAGATCTTCCTTTCAGAATGTCACAAGAGACTTAGACCTGTCATGTAGTGAAGAGGTGGACCTCTTGGTCAAATACCTGGGGGAAGAGTCAAGCAAACATGCAGCTAGGATCAGGGCTATCAATATAAACTACCCCGAGACTGGTCTTAAAATGATTTGGAGCAGACTTGATGAGTGCTATGGCTCAGCAGAGGTTATAGAAAGTGCCCTCTACAAAAGAATTGAGGACTTTCCCAGGATAACCAACAAAGGCTATCAGAAACTCAGAGAACTTAGTGACTTACTAATGGAACTTCAAGTTGCCAAATCTGAAGGGGACTTACAAGGACTTGCATACCTTGACACAGCAAGAGGTGTCAACCCTTTAGTTCAAAAACTACCCTTCAACCTACAAGAGAAGTGGATTACCCATGGTTCcacatataaatataaacataatgtCCCATTTCCTCCATTCTCTGTTTTTGTTGATTTTGTGCATAATCAAGCAAAGATAAGAAATGACCCTAGTTTTGATCTTACATTGTCATGTGCCACTCCAGTTCTCAATTCCCGCAAAACCTCAGTGGCAGTACACAAGACTAATGTTTCTCCTCCAGATTTTATTCACAGGCCGGCAAGCCAAGCAGAGGTAAAGGCACGGGATCCAAGCAAGCAGTGTCCCATACATCAAAAGCCTCATCCTCTCCTAAAATGTAGAGCCTTCAGAGAGAAACCAGTTGAAGACCGCAAAAGATTCCTGAAAGAGAATGGCATCTGTTACAAGTGCTGTGGATCAACATCTCATTTTGCCAAGGATTGCAAGGTCAGTGTAAAATGCACAGAATGTGACACCACAGATCACAACACAGCTTTACACCCTGGTCCAGCACCATGGGCTTCACAGAGCGCTTCAAGTGACACTGAGCATGGCGGGGAGaaaggaaacactgctatagcttCACCAGAGGTCACTTCACAATGCACAGAAGTGTGCAAAGGGACATTAGGCAGCAGATCCTGCTCTAAAATCTGTCTAGTCAGAGTCTACCCAAAAGGCCAAAAAGACAAAGCTGTAAAACTGTATGCTATACTGGATGATCAGAGTAATAGATCCTTAGCCAGATCAACATTCTTTGACATCTTCAAAACTCAAGGACCAAGCACTCCATACTCCTTAAAAACCTGTGCAGGTACCACATCCACAATGGGGAGGAAGGCCACCGGCTACCAAATTGAATCCTTAGATGGACAGACTTGCCTTCCCTTGCCTACCATAATTGAGTGCAACCAAATTCCTGACAACAGATCTGAAATTCCTACAAGAGAGGTAGCAAGCTATCATTCACACCTAAAGAGCATGGCACATCTTATACCAGAACTTGATCATCAGGCACAGATAATCCTACTTCTTGGGAGAGATATTTTACAAGTACACAAGGTGAGACGTCATATTAATGGTCCCAATAATGCTCCCTATGCCCAAAAGCTAGACCTAGGATGGGTCATAATAGGAGATGTATGCTTGGGACGCATGCACACTCCCACCTCTGTGACCAGCATGCTCACCAATATGCTAGACAATGGTCGACCTTCTCTTTTCCAACCATGCAACAACAACTTTCATGTCAAAGAATTGCCATACTGCAACCAACTGCTCTGCACCTATACAGATCTTCCGTGTGACAGCCATGCAGCATCTAACATTTATGAAGATCAGTTAGGTTGTACAGTATTTCAGAGAACAACGAAGGATAATCAAGTGGCAATGTCAATAGAGGACAAGTTGTTTTTAGACATAATGCACAATGGATTTGTTAAAGATGAAACTAACAGCTGGGTCGCACCTCTTCCATTCAGGAGTCCCAGACAACGCCTGCCTAATAACAGAGAGCAAGCTCTAAAACGTTTCTCTTCTCTCAAGCACAACCTGCAGAGGAAACAAGAAATGAGAAACCACTTCTTCACCTTCATGAAAAAGATATTTGAAAATGGCCATGCAGAGATAGCTCCCAAACTCAAAGACTTTGAGGAATGCTGGTACCTACCAATGTTTGGAGTATACCACCCAAAGAAACCAGGCCAAATCAGGGTGGTGTTTGACTCTAGTGCCAAGTTTGAGGGTGTCTCTTTAAATGATGTTCTCTTGACAGGTCCAGACCTGAACAACAAACTTATGGGAGTACTCATGCGCTTCCGCAATGATTCTATTGCCTTCACCGCTGACATTCAACAAATGTTTCATTGTTTCCTTGTCAAAAAGGAAGACAGGAATTTATTAAGATTTCTCTGGTACAGAGACAATGATCTTTCTAAAGAAGTTATAGAGTACCGTATGAGAGTGCACATCTTTGGCAACAGTCCTTCGCCATCAGTTGCAATTTATGGACTCAAAAGGTCTGCTCAAGAAGGTGAGGCGGAATATGGATCAGATGTCAGAAAATTCGTAGAAAAGGACTTCTATGTTGATGACTGCCTAAAAGCTATGCCTTCAAATGAGACTGCTATTAATCTCCTCAAGAAAGCTCAAGAAATGCTTGCCTACTCAAACCTCAGGCTTCACAAAATAGCCTCCAATAGTCAAGAACTAATAGAAGCCTTTCCATCTCAGGATCGCTGTAGTGATTTGAAAGACCTGGACTTAGGGACTGACCCTATGCCAGTACAACGCAGCCTTGGACTTCTCTGGAATCTAAAATCGGACACATTCATCTTCCAAGCCAGCAAGGAGGAAAAGCCCTTCACACGTAGGGGTGTTCTGTCCACCATAAATAGCTTGTATGATCCCTTGGGGTTTGCAGCTCCTGTTACAATTCAAGGTAAAGCCCTACTCAGAAACTTAACCCGTGAAACATCCGACTGGGACACACCTTTACCAGCCGATCAAAGGATTCAGTGGGAAGAGTGGAAAAACTCTCTTACAGCTTTATCTAAACTCAATGTAGCTAGACCCTATGCACCAGTGCCTTCTACAGAAATACAAAACCAAAAACTCTACATATTTTCAGATGCTTCTGTCAAGGCAATTGCTGCTGTGGCCTATATTAAAACCATGGACTCTAAAGGACAATGCCATGTCGGATTTGTCATGGGTAAAACCAAACTTGCACCATACCCTGAGCACACTGTACCCAGACTAGAACTATGTGCTGCTGTACTAGCTGTTGAGGTAGCTGAATTAATTACATCTGAATTGGACATTGACCTAAAAGATGTTGCATTCTACACAGACAGTAAGGTGGCCTTAGGTTATATCTACAATGAAACCAGAAGATTCTATGTATATGTCAACAACAGAGTGTTACGGATTAGGAGATCTGTCCATCCAAAGCAGTGGCACTATGTACCTACAGACCAGAACCCTGCTGATCATGCTACTAGAGCTGTTGCTGCTAATCATTTGAATAACGCTACGTGGTTTTCAGGACCAAAATTCTTGTACAACCCAGAGCAAGCTACCGTGAAAGACTTTGAATTAGTGGGTGCAGAGTTGGATGTTGAAATCCGCCCTCAGGTGTCTACACTCCACACAACAACCTCAGATAACCAACTCGGATCTCAGAGATTCAAACGATTTTCAACCTGGAAGTCACTTGTTCGAGCTATTACCTGTTTAACTCACATAACTTGCTCATTCAGTAGTATGAGAACTTCTAGTCTAAATGAATGTAAAGGCTGGCATCACTGTACAAAGGTCTATGCAGTATCAGACCTGGAACATTCAAGAAATCACATTATCTATACTGTTCAACAAGAAGCCTACTCTAGAGAGATCGAGAGCCTCACCAACAAGAGACCATTACCTAAGGACAGTGTATTGAGTAAGCTTGACCCATTCATTGATAGCAATGGCCTACTGAGAGTAGGAGGCCGACTTAAGGAAGCAAAGCTGGAGTACAAAGAGAAAAGCCCTCTTATAATCCCTGGTTATTGCCATATTGCTGCTTTACTCGTGAACCATTACCACAATGAGGTCAGACATCAAGGAAGACTATTTACAGAAGGTGCTTTAAGAGTTGCTGGCCTATGGATTATCGGTGCAAAAAGGCTCATCAGCAGTATCATCTTTAAATGTGTCACCTGTCGCAAACTTCGGGGTCTAAATCAAACACAAAAGATGGCTAATCTACCAGCAGACAGGCTTGACACAGAACCTCCTTTCACCAATGTTGGCCTTGATGTTTTTGGACCTTGGTCAATCACCACTGTACGTACTAGAGGCGGTCAGGCTAACAGTAAGCGATGGGCAGTTCTATTTACCTGTATGTCTATCAGAGCTATTCATATAGAAGTTATTGAGTCCCTAGACACCTCAAGCTTCATTAATGCTCTCAGGCGTTTTATTGCTATCCGAGGCCCTGTCAAACACATTCGTTCAGACAGAGGTACTAACTTTGTTGGAGCAGCCAAAGAATTAAAAATTCTTTCAAATGTGGACTACAAAAGTGTTGAAAAATTCTTGAGTAACCAAAGTTGCATATGGACATTCAACCCACCGCACTCTTCTCATATGGGAGGATCCTGGGAAAGAATGATCGGCATAGTTCGAAGAATTCTTGACTCTATTTTTCTACAGATGGGCACAACAAGACTCACCCATGAAAGTCTAATTACCTTTATGGCAGAAATTGTAGCTATAGTAAATGCAAGACCTCTCACCCCAGTCCCTAGTGATCCAGAGGAACCTCTCTTATTAACTCCTGCCACTTTGCTTACTCAAAAAACAGGGACATTCAATGCTCCTCCAGGAGAATTCGATTCCAAAGATTTGTATAAACGTCAATGGAGACAAGTGCAAAGCCTTGCAAATACCTTCTGGGACAGATGGCGTAAACAATATTTATCTACATTGCAACCACGGAACAAATGGGAAATCACCAAACCTAACCTAAAAGATGGTGACATTGTTCTTGTAAAAGACTGTCAAGTTCAAAGAAACCATTGGCCTCTTGGCTTAGTCACCAAAATATTCCCTAGTGAAGATGGACATGTTCGCAAAGTAGAAGTGAAGATAGCAAAAGGAAGTGAATCCAAGTTGTTTCTCAGACCAATATCTGAACTAATTTTGCTTCTATCTTCTGAAGACTAA